AAAGGTGGCAAATATGGGAACCTCCTTTTTTGTGCAATTTGGTGCATTATggccatgattttttttatctttagcAAAGGCACCAATTTATGCTTGAAAAGtatagaataaaacattttacctTCAAAAAGTATACTATTAGTGATGGAGTCTTATTATGTACTTATTTGAACTATCCAACTAtattttagaatacaaatagcaCAGATATCTACTTATTATCTTTATCGACTTTAAAAAGGCAACCAAAATCTGCAtcagtcaaaagaaaaaagttaaaattcttGTCACTTTCATTGGTACACTGTCTCTTATTTTGACTGCACACTGACAATCTTTACTAATACGCCAGTAGTGCAAGTGTCAAAAGACAGATACAATCCTCTTGCCAGGGACTGAAGCAGCATTTTGCCAACTGGTAACTTTGgtaaactattttcattataaaaataaagaacattTCAAACACTTCTGTATTGCACAGTGCAAACACTGAAAAAACACTTTCCCAAAAAGGATCTCTCTCAATAGGCTATAAAACTGAAACCAGGATCGGCTCTTCACGAATCCCGAGGATGACCTATTTTGCATTCAAATCGGCGAATTTCGACGAAAGGTGCCAAGTTTGCAATGCctgctgagagacagagagtgaaacaaaaaaagttgGTAAACTTACTCGCTAAGCGCCTGAGGGTCCTTCTGCATTTGCTCAAGGATCATGCGCATGGCAGGGTCACTCATAATCTGCTGCACCTCGGGATCACCCATGGCCCTTTTCTTCACATCCTCGGGACTGTCATTCCTCATGGTCTGACTGACCATACAGCGCTGCAGGCCTTCTGTGGCTTCCTGAATGAGGAGAGGGCACATGATGAAAAATTGATCATTACCCAGCAATTATGAATAAGTCTTAATACTTCCATCATCACAAGAGTATTTCAAAATGTCATACTTTTTCAAACTTCTTGATTTGTTTTATAGATCTTGGTGCTCAGAATTTGCTCAGATTTTGTCACCTAACCCTTACCAATACTACCGATACTTACACATAAATACCATGTTACCCATTTTCAGAAAAGTGATAGATTGAAACTATTACTTCAAGAAAGAGCAATTAAGTCACAGTACTTTTTACATtactcaaaacattttttaattcaggTAATGACCTATTATTTAGAtcggaaaaaaacaaagttatatctagcaAAGCCCGTCTTgcagcctcccgaccacggtcaggaaaagcaggaaaagttaacactaggatcaacatcagcCGGGCCTTccattcatggagggaccttcgtttggtaagctaacattactgcctagcatgtgaaatatacagtGATGTGGTGGTtttagctagctaatgttacTAACGTTAATcgacatgatgcctgtcaatcacgttcaatCGTGTGTGTCAGTAGTGTGTGTCAGTTGTGCGAGCACAAacgtgagcaacaggacactgacttaactgtcactgtgtcactgttaaaaagcaatttctgattcttgcaGAGAGTCCTTTTAAGTGCTAAACCTGGAACAATTGAGCCTTACTGAAAAATGTTATATCATGTAAATATACTAGTATATTTCCATACTTTTCCAAAATCTTTTGTCACATATCTTAAGTGTTCCAGACTTTTCTGAACTGTGGAGTAACCTGTAAAATACCTTTGAGGAAGGCTCAAGCTCCAGAGCCTTCTGGTACGCATCCATAGCTTTTGTAAAGTCTTTCATGGCCTCCAAGGCAGATCCTTTACGCGTGTAGCCTTTTACTGTGGAAATTAAGTGTAATATCAGAAGGACAGTTCAGAGTATAAAACACTACTTTATTAAAGTCCTACAAGCTAAATGTGAATTAAATGGTAATAAATACAAAGTTTCCTACTTACTGAAGGCGGGCTCAAGTTTGATGCACGCTTCACAatcctgacaaaaaaacaacgaaTGATTATcataatatcattttttttaatcagattagAATCTCATTAACTGACTCAGGGAGATGTTTATTGAGGATGCTGTACCTTCAGGGCAAGTTGAAACTCCAACAGCTTTGTGTAACAGGCAGCTCTGTTACTGAAGAGTTTGGCATCACCGGGGTTTCTCTTGATGGCTTCGGAGTAATGCCTCATGGCTAAGGGGTAGTCTCCTGTGGGAAGGAAAAGAGGAGTTTATCTTAATAGAAGTTCTTAAAAGAAGAATCAAATGACAGTGATCAACCAAAGAGCACTACAACCATTACACATACCTTTCTGGAAGGCGTCGTTGCCCTTGCTCTTCTCTTCCAGTGCTAAGTCAGGGTTGATGTAGGcttgtttctcctcctccttcaagATCTTCTCTGCCTGCAGAACCAATTACAGTCTCAAGGTATAAGTCAAGTGCCCACTTCCGTTCTTATTCCCTGTCCACATGCAAGTCTAGCAGAACTTTTTAAAATTCCCTTAAGAGGCAAAAAGTctggataaataaatactttctAATGATGTGACTTAGAACCATAAAGCTCCATTCAGTGGGGAATCAACTTGCACTGCACCTGTAGACACTTCTTCAAAACGTCGGGTGTACGATGCTCCGTCAAACTCTTGTTGAAATACTGAACTGCTTCTTTGTATTTATCCTGCTTGAAGTATGAGTTTCCAATCCTAGCCAAGGCCCTatagaaagagaaggaggagacagataaagacaaatATATTAGATCAGAATGCAGTGATCTGACATTcttattctctcttttatttgtacacagcaactcttcggcaCAGCGTTATCACTATCACCAACtttagagacatgtttcaacttcttctcctTACTCCGTTGCtgtctatgagggacacaggATTGTTTTCCTCTAAAAGGGGGCGTGTTAATgtgagcctactctggatgacatATTGCCGGCCTGATGTATAACAATAATTCTTATGAAACAAATAACAAGAACCACAGTCACACAACCACCTCTGTGCTGCtgaacaaaatcctcaagtCGAATAGACAGATAATTTGTGTCCTACTTCAACATCACTACATCTTCTTTGGCCAGTTTGTAGTGGGAAGCAATAGAGCAACACTGCCACCTAATGGTTCTTGTATAACACAATTTCTCTGGACAAATGTTCCAGATtagaaagtaaataaattagtaACTATATGAGTCCTACAAGAcccaccaacaaaaaaaaaaacagtcctgCCCTCTAGGTTGAGGGGCAGAGAGTGGCTAGATTCATCTCGCAGGCCATAACACTGCTGAATTCTTGAGCTCATGAGATCATCACCTGACACCTTCCCACTATACTGTCACCTTAGCTCTATATACCCAATATACTCTACTTATTATTTACCATTTTCCAAACTGTTTACACCTgtgtgtatctatctatctatctagccatctatttatttatactacattcctgtttacattaaGCTTATCCATTTGAAATACTGCCATccacaaatttgtatttaaattaCTTATTATATAGTTATTCATGTTTATACTTAAGCCACATAATTTAACTTGCATTATTTTACTTACTCACTTTTACTGtgagattttccttttttaaggGTAACTTGAACTTGATTCAATccagtaaagaaaaaaatgtaaaatgaaaaaaaagacaaatacttCTCACAGAACTCACTTTGCAATTTGTCTGTAGTCTTCCCGGTTCTCTCTGCCAACATCGATGGCCTTCTCACACAGCTCTCGGCACTTCTCAAAATCTCCCTTCTCAAAGTACACAGCTTATGGGAGAACAAAAAGGAGCACACATTTAACAGTGATTGAAAGTACAGGTTATAATCTGTCGGGTCAATATTTCGGTCCATTTCTATATTTCTGAGCGATTGGAGCGCCTTGGTGGCCGAATGTCCACAGCGCATGCCACATGAACTGCAACCAGCCAGGGGACCTTTGTTACATGTCATACCTCCCTCCCCACCATTTCCATTTTGCCTCTACACTGTTATCTGtcaaataaaaggggaaaatgCCAAAGTAATAatctttgaaaagaaaaaatgtaaatcatttCTGAGAGATTCATAAGCAGCCTATACGCCCACGTCAATAATGTGACaatttgaatttaaaaatgtgttgttggCAATCACATTTTTTCCTCCAAACTGAGTATTTTGTTGTGGTACTCAGCCGAGTGGCAGCAACTCCAACAAATCACAGAGTCTGATTGGGGAGGAGATTTTTCCATCCGATTTTTTTCAGTAGACAAAGCAGCTTAATTCTATATATGAGGAAATCTAGTTTGTTTTATGCACTTTATGGGTCAATCAGCTCAAATGTGTGAGGCTGGCATTTGTGAGAATATGTACCTGCTTGATTAGATATGTAGGTCATGTTGGTGGGGTCATGTTTGATTGCTTCTTCATAATGTTTCAGCGCTGCACCAAAGTCCTTATTCTTATATGCAGTATTCCCAAGTTCCTTCTCTTTCATAGcctgttaaaaaaaaggaaattagaggattaaaaaaaatcagaataaGGAATCATCAGAAGTGGCAAAATGGCTTAAATTACGATGAATCAGTTCATCgtacttttaataataaatcattttcacCTTTCTCTTGTTTTCGGGAAGGTCTTCCTCTTTGGGAGGAGGTGGCTGAGTGTCTTTGGGTTTggtgggaggagggggagtGGGCTCGTCATCTTCTTCCATCTCAGAGAGATTCAGTCCGAGCAGCACAGAGAGAGTGGTCATCACTCTGGGATCCTGCAGCTTCCTGCAAAACAGTCAGGCAAACAAATGCATTTCTAATACCACAGTATTTTCACAGTATATTCCAAATTAACTTGAGATTctgatatatttattcattttagatTCTTGCCTCTTTAGTATTATACATACTAATGAATACTGAGCCACAAAACAGAAGATGATCTTATGGAATATATGGAATGACAGTGGGACTACAAATACTATGTAATATTGTCACTGAGCAACAACATTTCTCAATACTTCTCCAGTCATTTTGTGCAATTCTACCCAAAATaattctctttttgtttctcagTCCTGCTTCAACACATAATTGGTTAGCCATAAAAGAGGGAATGTTGTTAAAGCTGACACATTTTTGAAAATGCACATACGTGCCAAGCTCCGATGGTTTGTTCCTGAGCTGCTCCAGCAGTTCTCTGTAGCTGGAATCTGACAGTAGCTCACGGGTCCGAGAATCATTCTCCAGCTTCTGATACAAGTTGGGCATGGCGAAGGGGTTCATCATTGATTTCTCTGGTGACGGTGaagcaaaaagaaaatcacGGTTATTTGTGTAATTTATATGGTCACATAGAAACACTCAGGATGCCAACCCATCTTGCactggtaaatggacttgcatttatatattatattctagtcttccgaccactcaaaatGCTTTACAGTACacgtcaacattcacccatttacactagggctgggacgatacacctatctccagattcgatactatcacgatactttggtgccgatttgatatgtatggCCATTATTAAGTATGGCGACTCAACAAGTTTTGCAATTCGATAATACgatttattgctatttttgttacctttttaaacactagaccatgggaaaaagctgaatcatacacttctagggacttttaattttgaaaatatctaaattgatacagtaaaaatgttttctttgcagcatgcatgtagtcagagatgtcctgaagtcaaatatatcagtctttgtcaagcattatttattaaatgttttccacaacccaaaaatcaaagaataaaagacatttccctcacaaattagtggtgttttctttttaatttataagggacatgtcatGTTTAATACTTCTGGTTAAtaaaatccaatcaatcttatttccatatatgtattttgtatatacagttccctttgttaacaccttattttgaaaaccgtacgtagtcacacgtgtatacttccgctaactttgccaagtctgtTGCTAGCTCTgccatcagctccgttctctttatacatccatggtcagctccatcgggggccgtttgaatgcatttaacataaatgtcattaTGTGGGTGCTCTACGGTTGTAGCGTCAGCCGATTCGACcatggagatgagagtgacggctggcttgaccgcacgttaccgcaatacgataatgGTTCCTGTCCATGACATAGTTagtatgcagctttagccatgatgttccgcttttattgttgtcttATGACAATCTCTCCCCTGTAACCCCAACCGCTTGTCCGCTGTATGAATGAATCACAACACTCAAAACCCAAGTGGACTGCCTACTCTCTTTTTTGTAAACTTTAGCACTCACAATGTGATTTTACTTCAGTGGTCCTGTCAGCACCCATCTCTAAGTGCTCTACCCACGTAGGAGGGAAAATTGACTCACAATTTTCACATCATAATGCCACTTTTTCTGTAGAATAAAAGACATCACAAATTCAACAGTTTCTACCTGCAAGCCGGGCTTCAATGTTCTGTAAACCCTCCTTTAGCTGCTGATTATTTGGCTCTTGCCGGAGTCCCTCGTGGTAAGTTCCTTTAGCGTCCTCCAATCGGCCAAGAAATTCCAGTGCTGCAGCTTTGCGGGAATAGCCCTGGTTGATCAAAATTGAAAGATTGTAGACTGCCTTCTCAATTTTAATTCCTAAATATCttttcaacagaaaaataatggcAGTACACATGACATCTCACCTTGCCCCAGTCAGGCTTGATCTTGATGGTCTGACAGGCATCCTGGAGAGCATTCTCGTAGTTGCCTTTCTTGGCGTAGGCAGCTGAGCGGTTACTGAACAGGACATGGTTTGAAGGGTCGAGGGCCACAGCTTCGGTGTAGCAACGTACAGCCTCATCAATATTTCCTGCACTCAGCGCCTTGTTGCCTTGGTCTTTCAATGCTGAAACCTATGAGCCAGGAAGATACAATCAAATTAAACATTAAGTGACAAATGCACAATACTACAGCTCTCCTGCTCTGTCTGTCCTACACAAAAGCACATGCACATAATCTCCTATATAGATCTGACGAATGAGAAGACATCTTCTGGCAGCTGCCACTGAcagaactggaaaaaaaaacatcgacAACAATTCAGCTGTTCATGTCAGACAGGTGCGGCAGTGATGCAGAGAGATAATATAGCTTTATTTTGTTAATGTAAATTCTCTGTCCTCCAAGTACAATATACTCTTTCAGCCTGAAAATAAGATGACCCAGTGGTTAGCTTAGAAGGTTTGAATCCACCAAAGATAAccccactttttaaaatgtctgttgCAGAAAACAAATAGCGGGAGAGAATGAAAAAGTACTGGTTTGCTAGTATACAGATTGTTTTCCAACACCTCGTCACTTGTTGGTTGCTTGTTGCAGTTGGACAATTTATCACACTGCATCTCCACAGTATGTGATGGAATAAATTACACACTGAGCAAAAAGAAGCACCCCTCTGTTCTAATAAGAGGCTCTCCATCCTTTCTGGCTTCATTTGACCACTATGTGCCAACACTAAATGTGCATTTACAATGATCTCAGGCGAAGAACAAGGAGTGTTGACTGGCATGGCTTTCCCTCCACTGTCACCAGATCTAATCCGATCAGAACACCTTATAACACTTGAAAACATAAAAGGTAAAACATGGCAACATTACATCATCAGGCTGTATTTTCAGTTAATACTAAGCAATTGTTTGACTACGAtttgtaaaaagtaaaaacgTTTCTAGTACAATTTCTGTATATTTCACAATTCTTTACCTAATATTCCAACCAGCCGCATCCCTGACAAATTATAAATCAGTGAAATTAGTTACAATTAGTATGATCCAAATAAgaccgatagtgatacctgggctttaggTATCGGCCTATACAGagcaccgatctgataccagtgtttagttaataagctgtatgcctcactgtgtggaaatcACTgctcttttatgtgtaaggctacatcggtgcatccctaaatccATGTAAACAGCTGCGTACTTTCGAAAACCAGGGCTGTAATCAaagatattatgagaataagtaGGTAACTCAAGCAAGGGATAACCAAGAGTGATTATCTCAGTGAGGTCTAGTTACTGATGATGATGCTTTCTTTTGGATACTGTCATTGGTGCATCAGGAAATCCCAGTACACTTCTTTTAGCCATTAGGAATGAAATCATAATCCATAATCACAAAccaatgaaaaattaaaattgaGACTGGAAGGATAATACACTATAGATTTACTGACACTTCAGCTGGTCACTTAAGTGTCTGTGATGGAGGCACTGTGGGTGTGCAAAgtcttttactgcctttttttgACCTGTAAGGTGCTTGTTGTACACCTTATTTCCTGTAATGTCTAGTGGCCTTACCAGATAAGTTATgatgtagggatgtcacgagaacctaGTTGGTACTGAAGTATGAAATTCTAacaaatgtgacggtactcgttttcttcgGTTCCGAAcaatgcctgtaatggtcatttggtaccggagCAGAGGTACTGGAGATGCAATTCTTCCGGATCTATTGGGGgcagtatacgcttacaaatgttctcatctgccgtgaaatgaaggaagaagaagaagaacgccgtaacagcacagaaaaaaacaacaacacgagacgtggaagatggcagctgctgcagcgctacctTCGCCTTAActcgttgagaaaacaaatagcaagagtcgggtatggaagtactttgcgttcgaggcggatttacaaggagtaataatagattagcaaaaaccagtatgcggtgcagtaacggtgccgtcgtacttttctttccaaaggaggaaatacttccaatttagcaaagcccctcaaagacagacatccagacaatattatttgttttaaatacttgaaggctacatgccactgttctgttttgcaatgttaatagacatttctttttatttattacttaaaggctacatgcctctgttttttgtaatgttcaaatgttttaataaaggagtgcATGTTGAATTAcgtgggatttattgttttttttttatcgtggtatcgaattggtatcgagaatcgtgtaaattcactgatattggtatcgactactagatttctggtaccgtgacatccctagtcattGGTGCATCAGGAAATCAGACTACACTTAATTTTGGCCATTAGGAATGAAAACATAATCCATAAATCACAAAccaatgaaaaattaaaatggAGACTGGAAGGATAATACACTATAGATTTGCTGACACTTCCGCTGGTCACTTAAGTGTCCAGTGATGGAGGcactaaaccaaacctgtgatcactgattaatgattgggaacatacagtacatatgtaaATTGAATGTAATGTAcaatgttgtattatgtgattttatgtaagatgtgctattctgtattttttttttttattatttattttcttcttcttaaaagcctaaccagggacaaggtctgcaaatgagatatggctagaagtcctatataccttgcatcggttgcactttgattaagtgtaacaatgcctatgtattgtccctgtcaaataaactattaaataaataaataaactgtggGTGTGCAAAGTCGtttactgccttttttttttacctgtaagGTGCTTGTTGTGCACCTTATTTCCTGTAATGTTTAGTGTCCTTACCAGATAATCTATGATGACTTGCGAACTCAGGTATAATAGTATATATCCCTCAAATCCCTCTCTGTAAATATGAAACCAGTTGCAAGAAACCTGGGTGTTTTGTTTGACACAACACTTTGAGTCACAAATAAAACGGGTGGTGCAATCCTGCTGATGCATCTCAGAAACATTTAACACCCTTTATTCTGGTCTCAACCAAACTTCAATACATCGCCTGCAACTAGTCCAAAACGCAGCTGCTAGACTGATCACAGCTACGAGGAGATTTGAGCACATCACTCCGGTTTTAGCTGCACTTCAATGGTTGCCTGTCaaatttagaattgattttaagattttattattaacttttaaagctCTGCGTGGTTTGGCACCAAGATACATCACTGAGCTCCTTACACCCTATGTGCCGCCTTGTAACCTGAGGTCCTCTGACTTGGCTCTACCCAGGTTGTACCCAGGTCTAGGCTGGTGACTAAGGTCTTACCGGTTGTACCCAGGTCTAGGCTGGTGACTAAGGTCTTACCGGTTGTACCCAGGTCTAGGCTGGTGACTAAGGTCTTACCGGTTGTACCCAGGTCTAGGCTGGTGACTAAGGTCTTACCGGTTGTACCCAGGTCTAGGCTGGTGACTAAGGTCTTACCGGTTGTACGCAGGTCTAGGCTGGTGACTAAGGTCTTACTGGTTGTACCCAGGTCTAGGCTGGTGACTAAGGTCTTACCGGTTGTACCCAGGTCTAGGCTGGTGACTAAGGGTGATAGGGCCTTTGCCATCAATGCCCCTAGACTGTGGAACAGCCTACCTCAGGACCTCAGGTTAACTAGCTCTACTACccattttaaatctctttttaaaaacccatttttataaaaaaaggttttttttaactccgtaaggcaacagcttggtgcaccttttccccacaccttatattgtcctcttttggcTTATGTGTAGTAACTAATTGTTTTGATACCAGCTGGTTACAggttttagttttctcattatttggtctttatgttttgttctttt
This portion of the Sebastes umbrosus isolate fSebUmb1 chromosome 17, fSebUmb1.pri, whole genome shotgun sequence genome encodes:
- the stip1 gene encoding stress-induced-phosphoprotein 1, whose product is MNVDCGFSTSQTGNLHVVQWEALVRSSFWKEPHACTMEKVSALKDQGNKALSAGNIDEAVRCYTEAVALDPSNHVLFSNRSAAYAKKGNYENALQDACQTIKIKPDWGKGYSRKAAALEFLGRLEDAKGTYHEGLRQEPNNQQLKEGLQNIEARLAEKSMMNPFAMPNLYQKLENDSRTRELLSDSSYRELLEQLRNKPSELGTKLQDPRVMTTLSVLLGLNLSEMEEDDEPTPPPPTKPKDTQPPPPKEEDLPENKRKAMKEKELGNTAYKNKDFGAALKHYEEAIKHDPTNMTYISNQAAVYFEKGDFEKCRELCEKAIDVGRENREDYRQIAKALARIGNSYFKQDKYKEAVQYFNKSLTEHRTPDVLKKCLQAEKILKEEEKQAYINPDLALEEKSKGNDAFQKGDYPLAMRHYSEAIKRNPGDAKLFSNRAACYTKLLEFQLALKDCEACIKLEPAFIKGYTRKGSALEAMKDFTKAMDAYQKALELEPSSKEATEGLQRCMVSQTMRNDSPEDVKKRAMGDPEVQQIMSDPAMRMILEQMQKDPQALSDHLKNPVIAQKIQKLIDVGLIAIR